GAGAACATGAGATCAAACAGCTCTCCCACGACGACAAGGAACAGCTCATCGACTGACGGCTTCCCCGGATCGAGTGGGGGAGGTTTTTATTCGTGCCGTTGGAGAGCCGAGTATGGACCCCGAAGATCAGATCGTGTTCGGCACTGACGGTTGGCGTGATACACTCGATACGTTTACCGAGCCTCGGGTGCGGATCGTCGCCCAAGCGATCGCAACCCAGATCGAAACGGGAACGGTTGCGGTGGGATACGACGCTCGTGATGGGTCGCGTGACTTTGCGGACGCGGTCGCCGACGTGCTCACCGACAACGGGATCGACGTGATCGTCAGCGAACGCGACTGTCCGACGCCGGTGCTCGCGTGGACGATCACTGACCGTGATCTCGATGGCGGCGTGATGATCACGGCGAGCCACAATCCACCGGAGTATAACGGCATCAAGTTCCTTCCGCCGGACGGAGCACCCGCGTTGCCGTCTGTGACTGACGAACTGAGCGACCAGTTGGCAGACCCGACCGCAGTGGCGGTCTCCGAACGCGGTGATCGACACGACGATACGTTCACGACCGCGTACGGACAGCACGCCTTCGCATTCGTGGATTCTCACCTCGATCTAGAGGGAACGACGATCGCCTACGACGCGATGTACGGCAGCGGTCGCGGCGTCACCGACGCGTTGTTAGCTGAGACCGGTGCGGCTGTCGATCGGCTCCGGTGTGAGCGCGATCCGACGTTTGGGGGGACACCGCCCGAACCGAGCGCCGACCGGCTCGAATCCCTCACCGAACGCGTTACCGCCGGTCCCGCGTCGCTTGGCATCGCCAACGATGGCGACGCCGATCGGATCGCCGTCATCACCCCCGATCGGGGCTATCTCGACCCGAACCTCTACTACGCGGTGTTGTACGAGTATCTCCTCGAAACGTCGTCCGGCCCGGCGGTTCGAACGGTGTCGACCACGCATCTCATCGATCGCATCGGTGCCGCCCACGGCGAACGCGTGATCGAGACGCCGGTCGGATTCAAGTGGGTTGCGGATGCGATGGCAGAGCACGACGCGATCATCGGTGGCGAAGAGAGCGGTGGCTTCGGTCTCACGCCCCACCTCCGGAACAAAGACGGCGTCTTGCTCGCGCTGTTGACGGCCGCCGCCCACGCTGAGCGACCGCTCGACGACCGTGCTGACGACATCACCGAGACGTACGGCGAGATCCATCAAGATCGGCTGAGCGTCGCCTGTCCCGACGATCGAAAATCCGGCGTGCTTTCCGAACTGGAAAACGTCATTCCCGACCGCGTTGCCGGGACGGCAGTGGAATCGATCGGGACGAGCGACGGCTTCAAAATCAACCTCGAAGACGGCTCGTGGCTGCTCGTCAGACCGAGCGGCACCGAGCCGAAGCTCCGCGTGTACGCCGAAGCGGATTCGGACGCGCGCGTCAACGAACTGTTGGTGGCCGGGGAGGATCTCACCGAGCCGCTGGTTTAACGCCTCGCCATCGATCGCCCGTCCGTTCGATGTCGAAGCCCAACGACTCGTAGAACTCGCTCACACCCGGACGGAACGCGGCGGTAAGTCGCCCGCGCGTGCTCGCGGCGTCGACGAGCGCCGTCCCGATCCCCTGTCCGCGTCGGTTCGGACGCACCGCGATCGCCTCGATGTGGGTGTCGTCCAGTACCACCGTCCCGAGAATCCGCTCCTCCTCGGTGGCGACCAGAACGGCTCCCGACGAGAGCCTGTCTCTGACCGTTTCCACGGCGATATCGAGCAACGCAGCGTCGAGAATCGCCATCACCGTCGGAAGCGCCTCGGCTCTGGCGGGGCGAACGTCGAACTGCGGCGCGATGTGATCAGTCACTAGCCACCTTTGATGAGCCGGAGCACGCGGACGTGTTCGGCGTCGATGGCACCGTCGTCGGGGACCGGTCGTCCGTCGACGAGGACGGTGGCCTCGTGTGGACTCAACCCGACTGCACCGAGGAGATCGCCGTATGTTGCGTTGGCTCCGAGTTCGAGCTCCTGTGTTTCACTCCCCACGATCTCGGCCGTGACGCGCATACTCGTGTGTTCGTCCGCGAACGCTTGAGCGTGGCGTTCACTCGTCTCTGCTCTCGCCGTTGAGTGCGGCCTCTTGGAGCCGCTTCCCGCGCTCGGTCGAAACGGTGAGTTCGGGCACCGATGTCGGCTCCCGGTCCTCATCGATCGCAACGTAGACGAAATACGATTCGGTGGTCTGTTCTTGCGTTCCCGTCTGGGGATCTTCCCGGTACGCCCGCAGCCGCACGCGCATACTCGTCCGTCCAACGTCGTACACGTACGCTTCGATGAGCGCGAGATCGCCCACCATGATCGGCCGTTGGAAATCGACGTGATTGATGTGGGCGGTCACACACGATTCCTTTGAAAACCGCATGGCCGCCATCGCACCGATCTCGTCCATCCATTTCAACACGTGGCCCCCGTGGGCGGTTTCGAGGATGTTGGCGTGATTGGGCTGGATCATCCACCGGTTTTCCATGTGCGTATCCAGCAGATCTGGCATCGTTTGTCTTTACACCGCTGGCAGGCAAGGCTCTGATGGTGTCCACCCAGAACGACTATCACCCCTCACGGTCGGTCTGGGCATCGAACATCCCTGTCGACATGTATCGTTCGCCGCTGTCCGGAAACACCGTCACGACGAGTGGGTCGTCGGGCGTATCGTTCTCGTCTGCGAGCCGGGTGGCGACCCGTTTGGCCGCGACGTTCGCTGCCCCGCTGGACTGTCCGACGAGCAGTCCCTCCTCTCTCGCGAGCTGTCGACATTCGGCTTCTGCGGTGTCGATCGAAACCGTCTCGATCGAATCGACGAGATCCAGATCCAGATTGTCACTCACGAACCCCGGACCCATCCCCTGAAACGAGTCTTCACCCGATTCACCGGTCGAGAGCACCGCATTGGCCTCGGGTTCGACGGCGACGACCTCCATCTCGGGAAACGCTTCGCGCAGTCGGCGACCGACGCCGGTGATCGTCCCACCGGTTCCGACGCCCGCAACGAACGCGTCGATCGTCCGGTCTTCCACTTGGTGGAGGATTTCATCCCCGGTTGTCCGGTAGTGTGCCTCCGTATTCGCCGGGTTCTCGAACTGTCGCAGCTGCACCATCCCCTCTTCGGTGAGGTGATCGGCGCGATCTTTCGCGTCGCTGATGTCGCCGTCCACGAGATCGAGGTCGGCACCGTATGCTCGCATGATTCGTCGGCGTTCGGGTGATTTCGAATCCGGCATGACGATCGTGAGATCGTACCCCTTGGCGGCAGTGACGACCGCGAGACCGATCCCGGTGTTGCCGCTCGTCGGCTCGACGAGCCGATCGCCCGGCGATATCATCCCTTCTGCTTCCGCTCGTTCGACCATCCCCAATGCCGGGCGATCCTTTGCGCTGCCTGCGGGGTTTTTCGATTCGAGCTTCGCCCCGATCGTCGATCCCGGCGGAGAATGGACTTCTACCAGCGGCGATCCGATGGTGTCGAGGACGGAATCGTTCATACGTTCCGTTCCCGATGGGACGCTAAAGACGTGGCGAACCGAACAGATCTATCGTGGACGGACTGACGGCACACAGTGGCGTGGCCTTCGTGACCCACACCTTGAGATGCGTTGGTCACCGGCCGATACTGGTGCGAGCGCGTTCGTTAAGTCGCTCACCCGAATAGCCCGGATATGGCACTCGAAACGATGGCGCCGAATCCCGTTTGGGATGCGGATGCCCACGAAGAGACGGTCACGGTCCTGCGTGAGCACGACGACGTGACGTACACGATCTGGGGTGGTGATTGGTGCAAGGACTGTCGGTCACAGCTCCCCGATTTCGGCGCGGCGCTCGAGGCGGCTGACGTCGAAGACGACCGCATCGAACACGTCGCGGTCGACCGTGACAAGCAAGGTCCTGGCGTCGAGGCGTACGACATCGAGTACATTCCGACGATCGTCGTCGAGCGCGGTGGCGACGAGGTGGCCCGGTTCGTCGAGAGCGAAGACGTTCCTGCAGCGGCGTATCTGGCAGAACAGCTTGATTCGTGAGCCGCTTTTTCACGTTCCCTGTGTGTCAGACCGCCACGCGAGCGCCTCGGCAATGTCGGTTTTCGGCGGCGAACAGGTGAAATTCTTACAGAGATACGCCGTCGGCTCGTCCGCCTGTTGGTCCCGTCCGGCCCAGATCGGTGGGATCTCGTCGAGACCCAGCTCTTCGACCCATTCGGCGACACCGTCGGTCGTCGGCGGCCGCGGTGCGACGATCCGACGCGAGAGATAGGTCGTTGCCAGCTGTTCGCGGAACGACGGCGGGAGTTCCTCGGCCGCAACCGTGAGTTCGATCGGCCCAGCCGCGTGTTCGTCCGCAGCCAGCGCGAGCGAGAGACACCGGAGCGGATCCGACTCGATCGTCTCGGCGTGAGTCGACAGCACTGTCTCGGCGATCGATCCGAATCGGTCGTGAGAGACGAACTGGTCGAGGGCGAGCAACAGCGACGTGGCAACCCCCGCGCTCGACGGCGTCGACTGGTCGGACAACTCCTGTGGCCGGGCGATCATCGATTCGCCGCTTTCGGGAGTGAAATACAGGGTGCGCTCCGTCTCGTCCCAAAACTCCCGCTCGATGGCTGTTGCGAGGTCGATCGCAAACCCGAGCGCCTCGACCGAACCCGTCGTCTCGTACAGATGTAGCGCCCCTCGTCCGAGAAACGCGTAATCCTCGAGGTAGCCGTCACCGCTCACATCACCGTCTTTCTCCCGGCGCGCCAACCGGCGTTCTTTCTCATCCCAGAGCTGAGACCGGACGAACGAGAGCGCACGCTCTGCGGTGTCGGCGAGCCCCGCGCCGGGACGGACCAGCGCGCCCTCTGCGAACGCGGAGATCATCAGTCCGTTCCAGCCTGCTAGCACTTTCTCGTCTCGTCCGGGGTTGGGTCGCTGCCCACGGTGCTCGAACAGCTGTTTGCGGGCCGTCTCCAGTGATGACTCGACGTCCTCGGCCGAGCGATCGTACGTCTCGGCGAGTTCGTCGATGCCGGTTTGGACGGTGAGAACGGTGTTCCCGTCCTCGAAATTCCCGGATTCGGTCACGCCGTATCGGTCACAGAACAGGTCAGCGGCCGTATCATCGTCCACTGCAGTGTCGATCTCCTCGGGCGTCCAGACGTAAAACGCTCCTTCCTCTCCGTCGCTTTGGGCGTCCAGCGTGGCGTAAAACCCGCCGTCGGGATGGGTAAGCTCCCGTTCGACGAACGAAAGCGTCTCTCGGGCAGCACGAACGTACCGGTCGTAGCCAGTGAGCTGGTAGCCGGCGAGCAACGCCCGCGTGATCTCGGCGTTGTCGTACAACATCTTCTCGAAGTGAGGAACTACCCATTCCCTATCCGTGGTGTACCGGTGGAATCCCCCGCCAACGTGGTCGAACAGCCCGCCTCGGATCATCGCATCTAAGGTTTCCTCTGCTACCGCTCGGTACGCTTTCTCCCCGGTTCGGTCGGCCGCGCGCAACAGTGCCCGGATCCGACCCGTCTGGGGGAACTTCTGTCCGGAGCCGAACCCACCGTACTCCCTGTCGGCGCTTTTGACGACCCGCTGTGCAGTCGACTCGAGCACGTCGGCTTCGGGCGCTTTTCCGGGTTGGTCCGGAACTTCCTCTAGCTCTCCTGCGATCGCGTCGGTCCACTGCTCGGCCCGGGTTTCCATCTCCTCGCGCTGATCGGGATCGGTCCACGAGCCGGTGATGTTTTCGAGGAGATCTCGAAAGCCCGGAACTCGTCCACGCGCCTTGGGCGGGAAGTACGTCCCGACGTAAAACGGCTTACCATCCGGTGTGAGCCACACCGACAACGGCCACCCGCCGCCACCGGTGACGAGCTGACAGATCGTCTGGTAGATGCTGTCAAGATCCGGCCGCTCCTCGCGGTCGACCTTGATCGGAACGAAATGTTCGTTCAACACCGACGCGACTGACTCGTTTTGGAAGCTTTCGTCTTCCATCACGTGACACCAGTGACACGCCGAATAGCCGATCGACAGGAAGATCGGAACATCGCGCTCTTTGGCTGCTGCGAGCGCGTCATCATCCCATGGCTGCCAGTGCACCGGATTGTCCGCGTGCTGTTGGAGATACGGACTCTGCTCCTCATCGAGGCGGTTGCGTCGAGTGGGATCAGTCATATCCCACGTAGCGGTGCGACACTAAAGAATGGCTGCTTTAGACTTCTACGTATCCGAAACGAACTCTTCGATCGATCCGGGTGTCACCGCTCTTTTCGATCGGTGTGAACACCGAGCACTGTCTCGTCAGCCTCAGCTACTGACGGGAGTGACCGGAGTCGTGGATGAAGCAAGTAGTACACTCCGACGACAGCTATCATCCCACCGATCCCATACAGCGCCACCGCGCTGCCGACGACGCTAGCGATCGCTCCACCGAGTACTCCACCGACAGGCGCTATTCCCGACAGCACTGTTCGCATGAGTGATGTAACACGACCGAGGAGTGCGTCGTCAAGCGCGGATTGCACCATCGAGAAGAACAACACGTTGAACGTACCCAGTGGCACTGCGGCCATGAACAGCACTGCACCGGTTGGCCAGACGCCAGGCGCGGTGACTGCTGTGAGCAACAGTGACCCAGAGCACACGTGCGAAGCGATCGCTACCCAGCCGATGGGGAACTTCTCGATGAGAAACGCCCCACCTGCCCCAACGAGGCTTCCCGCCCCCATCGCCGCCACGAGCAGACCGTACGCTGTAGGCCCAGCGAGTGAATCCGCAACGATCGGCAGGAGTGCAGTCAGTGCTGTCGCCGCGAAATTGCTCACCATCATCCCGAACAGCATCGCTTGTAGGACAGAGCCGTGTACGTAGTCGATTCCCTTTCGGAACTCGGCGATGTACCCCTCATCGTTCTCATCGCTCTCGTCCTTGATCTCATTCTTCCCGTTGTTCCGTGGCGTCTTCGGAACGGTGACACCGACGAACAGGAGTGCCGCAACGGCGAACGTGATCGAGTTAATGACAAACAGAGGGACTGCCCCGATGACAGCGATGAGCACGCCAGCGACGGCGTTGGCGACCATATCGACCGTTCGAACAGACGTCGAGAAGAGTGAGTTTGCCTGTGTGAGTTCATCTTCCGCAACGATCTGTGGGAGTGCCGCGTTCTGTGCCGGGTAAACGAACCCGTTGACGAAATACAATACGGGAATGAGGAAGAGCACGAGCCAGACTGAGAGACGATCCACCACGGCGGCGATAGGCACAACCAGCACGCCGATACCGTTGATGAGCTGGGTGCTCAGGAGTAACCGACGCAATCGCCAGCGGTCCACGAGTGGCCCGATGAAAACGCTGAGGAGGTCGGGTGCCCGCACGAGCGCAGTGGCAAGTCCTGTGTAGAACGCTGAACCCGTCAGCTCCCCAACGAGCCACATCGTCCCGATGAAATACAGGCTATCACCGGTGTCAGTAGTGACTCGTCCAGAGAACAGTCGCAGAAAGTTCGTGTTGGTGGCGAGACCACTGAAACCAGATCCGCTGAAACGTCGTCGAACCCATCCCATGCCAACGAGCAGGAAACAGCCCAGAATAAGTGTTAGCAGAAAATCACTTCTGTAAACTGTCGAGCCGAAGCCTGTTTCTGTCTGAATTCTTATTTGCGATACCGTTCAACGACGTTCAGATCTTCATCAACGATCAGTTCGAGTTCATCACCTAGGAGCGAGACAGTGACGCTGATTCGCAACGGGTTGTTCGAACGCACGGTCGTGTACTGGTCAACGTTGTAGACGTAGCTCTGCAGGAACTCCTCGTTGAGATCGATGCCATGGTCGTCGTACAATGCGATGACGGCGGGGTGGTAGCTGAGGTGCAACCCGACGGTAGCGGTGGCGTGGTGTTGACACCGTTCGCAGTCGTATTCGAGACCGATCTCTCGGTTGTGGTACTCGGGATCTCTCGTGATCGAGTGGGTGATGGCTCCAGCACAGTTCGGGCAAACACCGTTCACAGTGAACGAGAGCTGTGCCCGGATCCAGCGGCTGGCCGTTTCAGCGAATTCTTTGCGAGGACGACCATCAAGCACTCCCGGCGGGAACGCGAACCGCAACACCGCTTCCGTACAGTTCGGACAACAGACGACGAACTGATCGTTTTCGTAGCTCGCTTCGAGTGACGACCCACAGGCGGAACACGATGTACCGATTTCGAACGGATCGATTTCGACGCGCTTCGTGTAGGTTCCATCGAGTATTGCGCCGATGATCCGCCGCCCGGCGTAGGTGAGTCCGTACCCTTCCTCATCGCGTTGGACGAACGTCCCGACGAGCTTCCCGAGGTGGTAGTTGAACTGACCGCTGTCAGCAACGGCAGCGCGGTCTTGCAGTTCCGAGAACGATACAGGAGTGTTTTCGGCCTGCCAGAGCGCTTGAATGATGTCGATCCGCGTCTCATTGCCGAGAATCGAAAAGACATCTTCTGGGGGGAGCCGCTCAGTTACGTCCTGCTCGGTCGAATCTGACATTGTTGAACATAATCATAACTGGAGATAGATCCTACCCATCCTGTCATAGGCGAGACCGTTCTATCCGTCGATTGCGACGGCGGTAGCGGTGGCGGAGCGGACAGGTCACTCACCGCGAGCGGTAGCGAGCGGCTTTTTTTAGTCTTCCCGCGAGCGCAGAGAGGAACGAAGTTCCTCAAGCAACCGGGCGCAGCCCAGTGACAGCGAGTGGAAGCCTGCAAGAGCGAAGCTCTTGCAATGCAGGTTTTTTGCAAGGTAGCTTCGCCACCCTCTCGTAAAAAAAGTGGATGGGCAACGCTTACATCGCCGTGCCCCGCTCACTCGGTCATGGACGAGACCGTTCTACTCGTCGGCGGCGGCGGGCGAGAGCACGCGATCGCTCGCGCGCTGACCGATTCCGACGTCACCTTGTACGCCTGTGCGTCGAACCGCAATCCCGGCATCGCTCGGCTCGCGGCAGGATTCAAAACACTGGATGAGACCCACCCAACGGCGGTTGTCACCTACGCGACGGAGATCAACGCGACGCTGGCGGTGATCGGCCCCGAGGCACCGCTGGAATCTGGCGTCGTAGACGCTCTTGAGGAGGCAGGGGTGTACGCGTTCGGTCCCCGCGAAACCGAGGCGCGAATCGAGACGGACAAGGCGTTTCAGCGGCGGTTCATGGCCGAACACGACATTCCGGGCTGTCCGGACTTTGCGACGTTTGAGGAGATGGACGCGGCGTGTGAGTACATCGACAGCTACGACGGCGATCTCGCGGTCAAACCCGCTGGACTCACGGGTGGGAAGGGGGTGCGTGTGACCGGCGACCAGATAACGAAAGAGGAGGCAAAAGCCTACCTCCGGGAATCGGAGTATACCCGAGTGGTGCTCGAAGAGCGCTTGGTCGGCGAGGAGTTCACCGTCCAAGCGTTCGTTGCCAACGGGGAGTTTCGGGTTTCGCCCGCTGTGCAGGACCACAAACGCGCCTACGAAGGAGACGAAGGACCCAACACCGGCGGGATGGGGAGCTACTCCGCTGAGGATGATCTGCTCCCGTTTATGACGGCCAAGGACTACGCGGACGCTGTCTCGATCATCGATCAAGTCGTTGACGCCCTCAAAGGGTACAAAGGGACGCTGTACGGGCAGTTCATGCTCACTGCGGAGGGAGTGAAGGTCGTGGAGTTCAATGCTCGGTTCGGCGATCCCGAAGCGATGAACACCCTTCCGGTGCTCGAAACCCCGTTGCTCGACGTGCTCAAAGCCGCCCGCGACGGCGAGCCGCTCCCAGAACTGACCTTCACACAGCAGGCAACGGTGTGTAAATACGCCGTTCCGGCGGGTTATCCGACCGATCCCAGTGCGGGTGCTGAGATCACGATCGACGAAGACAGCGCGGGTGAGGCCTTGTTGTTCTACGCTAGCGTCGACGAGCGGGACGACGGAATCTACACCACTACCTCTCGTGCCTTCGCGGTCGTCGGTCGGGCTGAGAACATCGAAACCGCCGAAGAGATCGCAGAGGAGGCGTTAGCTGTGGCCGGTGAGAAGGGACTGCACGTTAGACACGACATCGGGACCCCCGAGTTGGTCCAACAGCGCATCGACCACATCGAAACACTCCGGTAGTTCTCACCACCCCGCTCTTACCGTTCATGCCCGACGACACAGACCCCACTCGTCACGACCGTCTCGACAGACACCCGACACCGGGAGCACACAACTCCCTATGGCGGTGGCCCAGCGCCAAACATCCGTTGCGGATCGCGTTCAACTACGCCCTCATCGTCCTCGCGCGCCACTCCCCAAGCCTGCGGCTGAAGAACTATCTGCTGGGACTCACGGGTGTTACCGTGGGGCAAGGTGTTTCGTGGGGCTTAGAGTCGACGCCGGACGTGTTCTGGCCCGAACTCATCACTGTTGAGGACCACGCCATCATCGGGTATGACGCCACACTCCTCTGCCATGAGTTCCTCCAAGAGGAGTATCGAACCGGTGCAGTCGTCGTTCAGGAAGGAGCGATGATCGGTGCGGGTGCAATCGTGCTTCCTGGAGTGACGATCGGTGCGGGTGCGCGAGTGGCTGCCAACTCGCTGGTGACCGACGACGTCCCTCCCGACACGACCGTGGCCGGTGTGCCCGCGACCGAACAGTCACGAGCGTGACTTTTTGGCTGCGCTGTACCGCTCACTGCTCGAAATGGTCCAACAGGAGTGCAGTGACCCGATCCGGATGCTCGTGAGTGATCCAGTGGGTGGCGTGGGGAAACCGTTTGAGATCTCCGTGTTCGCAGTAACCGAGGCTCCGTTCGGCCATCTCGGGCACGAGCGCCTGATCGTTCTCGCCCCACACGATCCGCGTCGGAACCGTGACCCGCTTGTCAGGGACCGTCGGCCGGTACCGGAGGGCTCGGTACCAGTTGATCATCGCGGTCGGCGCGCCTGCCTGTGTCCACGCACGGCGGTATCGGTCGAACGCTTCCTCGGTGAACGTTCCCGGCTGCGATCCGTCCCGCATCGCGCTCACCCACGGCTCGAAGTCGGCTCGTTTCACGTACCACTCGGGAAGACGAGGAATCTGGAACTGAAAGATGTAGCTGCTTTTGAACAGCTGTATGAGGCTCGAACGCAGCGTATCAACGAACACCGCGGGATGGGGCACGTTGACGATGCCGAGACGGTCGACGATCTCGGGACGACGAAGCGCCAGATCCCATGCCACGGCCGCTCCCCAGTCGTGTCCGATGATGTGAGCGGACTCGCGCCCCTCCGTTTCGAGGAGCGCAGCGACGTCCGCCGAAAGCCGAGACAGCCGGTAGGGACGGACACCGGTGGGTTTCTCGCTCAGGTTGTAGCCGCGTTGGTCGGGAACGAGTACCCGGTATCCCGAATTCACGAACGGCTTGATGTACTCCGACCACTGGTACCAGAACTCCGGAAACCCATGTAAGAACACGATGAGCTCCGCGTCAGTCTCACCGGCTGTGACGACGTGTAGCTCCACGCCGTCGACCGACCGAATCGCTGCTTCGGCCGAGGGAACGTCCGGAAGGGCGTCGGCTGGGGACTTCCGTGCGGTCATGGTGTGCTCGAACGATCGAAATTCGGGAATGACGCACAAAATACCTCGGTGGAGTCTGTCAGAATAAGCACGCCGTGAATCGTTCCTGATCCTACGGTCGAAAGCGAGACTAGGACCTGATTCGTACGATCCCAGAACGGAGCACGAGGTGGTTCGGGAGGATGAACTCCTCCTCGTCGCTCTCGATGTGGGTTGCGAACAGCCCCACCTCCTGTACGATGCCGCGATGGTCGTCGATGTTGACCGTGTCACCGATCGAATATGGCTCCGAAAAGATGAGGAACACACCGGCAGCCCCCGCAGCGAGGAGATCTTTGAATGCGAGTCCTCCCAATACGATGATGCCGAGCAGATAGCCACCAAGAACGACAAGCAGTGCACCGGTTTCGATTCTGAGTTGTGCGAGCGCGATGAGCGAGGCGACAAAGAGAATGCTGTATTTGACCGCAGATGGGAGCAGTGACACCTCGGTGAGCTTTACGTCCTGAAGCGACTGTTTGATCTCGACTTCGGCTTTGTCGCCGACGATGAGACCGATGATCACGACCAGCGCGGCGACAAACACCTGCAACAGATATCCTCGAAGCAGTTCGAGATAGTACCTCGTATCGAGTACGCCACCGATGCTCAGCGTCAGTCCGACCGCGAGCGCGATGAGAAACAGCGTGATGAGCCCCGACAGCAGCCCG
The sequence above is drawn from the Halocatena salina genome and encodes:
- a CDS encoding phosphoglucomutase/phosphomannomutase family protein, producing the protein MDPEDQIVFGTDGWRDTLDTFTEPRVRIVAQAIATQIETGTVAVGYDARDGSRDFADAVADVLTDNGIDVIVSERDCPTPVLAWTITDRDLDGGVMITASHNPPEYNGIKFLPPDGAPALPSVTDELSDQLADPTAVAVSERGDRHDDTFTTAYGQHAFAFVDSHLDLEGTTIAYDAMYGSGRGVTDALLAETGAAVDRLRCERDPTFGGTPPEPSADRLESLTERVTAGPASLGIANDGDADRIAVITPDRGYLDPNLYYAVLYEYLLETSSGPAVRTVSTTHLIDRIGAAHGERVIETPVGFKWVADAMAEHDAIIGGEESGGFGLTPHLRNKDGVLLALLTAAAHAERPLDDRADDITETYGEIHQDRLSVACPDDRKSGVLSELENVIPDRVAGTAVESIGTSDGFKINLEDGSWLLVRPSGTEPKLRVYAEADSDARVNELLVAGEDLTEPLV
- a CDS encoding GNAT family N-acetyltransferase; protein product: MTDHIAPQFDVRPARAEALPTVMAILDAALLDIAVETVRDRLSSGAVLVATEEERILGTVVLDDTHIEAIAVRPNRRGQGIGTALVDAASTRGRLTAAFRPGVSEFYESLGFDIERTGDRWRGVKPAAR
- the samp2 gene encoding ubiquitin-like small modifier protein SAMP2, translating into MRVTAEIVGSETQELELGANATYGDLLGAVGLSPHEATVLVDGRPVPDDGAIDAEHVRVLRLIKGG
- a CDS encoding acyl-CoA thioesterase: MPDLLDTHMENRWMIQPNHANILETAHGGHVLKWMDEIGAMAAMRFSKESCVTAHINHVDFQRPIMVGDLALIEAYVYDVGRTSMRVRLRAYREDPQTGTQEQTTESYFVYVAIDEDREPTSVPELTVSTERGKRLQEAALNGESRDE
- a CDS encoding PLP-dependent cysteine synthase family protein; the encoded protein is MNDSVLDTIGSPLVEVHSPPGSTIGAKLESKNPAGSAKDRPALGMVERAEAEGMISPGDRLVEPTSGNTGIGLAVVTAAKGYDLTIVMPDSKSPERRRIMRAYGADLDLVDGDISDAKDRADHLTEEGMVQLRQFENPANTEAHYRTTGDEILHQVEDRTIDAFVAGVGTGGTITGVGRRLREAFPEMEVVAVEPEANAVLSTGESGEDSFQGMGPGFVSDNLDLDLVDSIETVSIDTAEAECRQLAREEGLLVGQSSGAANVAAKRVATRLADENDTPDDPLVVTVFPDSGERYMSTGMFDAQTDREG
- a CDS encoding thioredoxin family protein; translation: MALETMAPNPVWDADAHEETVTVLREHDDVTYTIWGGDWCKDCRSQLPDFGAALEAADVEDDRIEHVAVDRDKQGPGVEAYDIEYIPTIVVERGGDEVARFVESEDVPAAAYLAEQLDS
- a CDS encoding thioredoxin domain-containing protein, giving the protein MTDPTRRNRLDEEQSPYLQQHADNPVHWQPWDDDALAAAKERDVPIFLSIGYSACHWCHVMEDESFQNESVASVLNEHFVPIKVDREERPDLDSIYQTICQLVTGGGGWPLSVWLTPDGKPFYVGTYFPPKARGRVPGFRDLLENITGSWTDPDQREEMETRAEQWTDAIAGELEEVPDQPGKAPEADVLESTAQRVVKSADREYGGFGSGQKFPQTGRIRALLRAADRTGEKAYRAVAEETLDAMIRGGLFDHVGGGFHRYTTDREWVVPHFEKMLYDNAEITRALLAGYQLTGYDRYVRAARETLSFVERELTHPDGGFYATLDAQSDGEEGAFYVWTPEEIDTAVDDDTAADLFCDRYGVTESGNFEDGNTVLTVQTGIDELAETYDRSAEDVESSLETARKQLFEHRGQRPNPGRDEKVLAGWNGLMISAFAEGALVRPGAGLADTAERALSFVRSQLWDEKERRLARREKDGDVSGDGYLEDYAFLGRGALHLYETTGSVEALGFAIDLATAIEREFWDETERTLYFTPESGESMIARPQELSDQSTPSSAGVATSLLLALDQFVSHDRFGSIAETVLSTHAETIESDPLRCLSLALAADEHAAGPIELTVAAEELPPSFREQLATTYLSRRIVAPRPPTTDGVAEWVEELGLDEIPPIWAGRDQQADEPTAYLCKNFTCSPPKTDIAEALAWRSDTQGT
- a CDS encoding MFS transporter, translated to MGWVRRRFSGSGFSGLATNTNFLRLFSGRVTTDTGDSLYFIGTMWLVGELTGSAFYTGLATALVRAPDLLSVFIGPLVDRWRLRRLLLSTQLINGIGVLVVPIAAVVDRLSVWLVLFLIPVLYFVNGFVYPAQNAALPQIVAEDELTQANSLFSTSVRTVDMVANAVAGVLIAVIGAVPLFVINSITFAVAALLFVGVTVPKTPRNNGKNEIKDESDENDEGYIAEFRKGIDYVHGSVLQAMLFGMMVSNFAATALTALLPIVADSLAGPTAYGLLVAAMGAGSLVGAGGAFLIEKFPIGWVAIASHVCSGSLLLTAVTAPGVWPTGAVLFMAAVPLGTFNVLFFSMVQSALDDALLGRVTSLMRTVLSGIAPVGGVLGGAIASVVGSAVALYGIGGMIAVVGVYYLLHPRLRSLPSVAEADETVLGVHTDRKER
- a CDS encoding DUF7351 domain-containing protein — translated: MSDSTEQDVTERLPPEDVFSILGNETRIDIIQALWQAENTPVSFSELQDRAAVADSGQFNYHLGKLVGTFVQRDEEGYGLTYAGRRIIGAILDGTYTKRVEIDPFEIGTSCSACGSSLEASYENDQFVVCCPNCTEAVLRFAFPPGVLDGRPRKEFAETASRWIRAQLSFTVNGVCPNCAGAITHSITRDPEYHNREIGLEYDCERCQHHATATVGLHLSYHPAVIALYDDHGIDLNEEFLQSYVYNVDQYTTVRSNNPLRISVTVSLLGDELELIVDEDLNVVERYRK
- the purD gene encoding phosphoribosylamine--glycine ligase — protein: MDETVLLVGGGGREHAIARALTDSDVTLYACASNRNPGIARLAAGFKTLDETHPTAVVTYATEINATLAVIGPEAPLESGVVDALEEAGVYAFGPRETEARIETDKAFQRRFMAEHDIPGCPDFATFEEMDAACEYIDSYDGDLAVKPAGLTGGKGVRVTGDQITKEEAKAYLRESEYTRVVLEERLVGEEFTVQAFVANGEFRVSPAVQDHKRAYEGDEGPNTGGMGSYSAEDDLLPFMTAKDYADAVSIIDQVVDALKGYKGTLYGQFMLTAEGVKVVEFNARFGDPEAMNTLPVLETPLLDVLKAARDGEPLPELTFTQQATVCKYAVPAGYPTDPSAGAEITIDEDSAGEALLFYASVDERDDGIYTTTSRAFAVVGRAENIETAEEIAEEALAVAGEKGLHVRHDIGTPELVQQRIDHIETLR